The Panicum hallii strain FIL2 chromosome 9, PHallii_v3.1, whole genome shotgun sequence genome has a window encoding:
- the LOC112876672 gene encoding uncharacterized protein LOC112876672 produces the protein MSTVTSCSLLRSVTAVRPVISSGRQLQSGRPAAVASLSSQWRSRPLSMCRAFSAKGEHNPKTDLHPFNIPAFVLVHPVSPREERWQVEEEPGKVNLWFEVPGQSGEDLAVEIDEDVLVIKKKIQVAGGDIGQRNTGSGGGAMDYRPQGSRRGTAAASEAGKEAATQDGEVIYARLLLPAGYSKEGVEAELKSGVLRVCIAKIKEQARRKISVDIVVK, from the exons ATGTCGACGGTCACTTCCTGCTCCCTTCTGAGGAGTGTGACGGCGGTGCGGCCGGTAATTTCCTCCGGCAGGCAGCTTCAGTCCGGGAGACCAGCAGCGGTGGCTTCCCTTTCTTCCCAGTGGAGATCCCGGCCCCTTTCTATGTGTCGTGCATTCAGCGCAAAAGGAGAGCACAACCCAAAGACGGATTTGCATCCGTTTAATATCCCTGCATTTG TTCTGGTGCATCCGGTGTCACCGCGTGAGGAACGGTGGCAGGTGGAGGAGGAGCCCGGCAAGGTGAACCTGTGGTTCGAGGTGCCTGGGCAGTCCGGGGAGGACCTCGCCGTGGAGATCGACGAGGACGTGCTCgtcatcaagaagaagatccaaGTCGCCGGTGGGGACATCGGCCAACGGAAcacaggcagcggcggcggcgccatggATTATCGTCCCCAGGGCAGTAGAAGGGGCACGGCGGCCGCCAGCGAAGCAGGGAAGGAGGCGGCGACACAGGACGGCGAGGTGATCTACGCGCGGCTGCTCCTCCCGGCCGGGTACAGCAAGGAGGGAGTGGAGGCCGAGCTCAAGTCCGGCGTGCTGAGGGTCTGCATCGCCAAGATCAAGGAGCAGGCGCGCAGGAAGATCAGCGTCGACATCGTCGTCAAGTAG